A genomic segment from Candidatus Methylomirabilota bacterium encodes:
- a CDS encoding sulfite exporter TauE/SafE family protein, with the protein MSRFIVAWYGWVSGLTQDLVLGLQDLADSIALPAATAVIFGLIGATSPCQLTTNLGALAYAGGRAGRGRAFALTLAYVAGKVTVYTLVGAAVVLAGLQLQAASIPVVLIARKVLGPLMIVVGLVLVAWWRPRFSVGQRLAARLRGRAGTGVTGAYLLGLVFALAFCPTLFWLFFGLTIPLALK; encoded by the coding sequence GTGAGTCGCTTCATCGTGGCCTGGTACGGCTGGGTGAGCGGGCTCACGCAGGACCTGGTCCTCGGGTTGCAGGACCTGGCCGACAGTATCGCCCTCCCCGCGGCCACCGCCGTCATCTTCGGACTGATCGGCGCCACCTCCCCGTGCCAGCTCACGACGAACCTCGGCGCCCTCGCCTACGCCGGGGGCCGAGCCGGGCGGGGACGGGCGTTCGCCCTGACGCTGGCCTACGTTGCCGGCAAGGTCACTGTCTATACGCTCGTCGGCGCCGCCGTCGTACTCGCTGGCTTGCAGCTTCAGGCCGCGTCGATCCCGGTCGTCCTGATCGCGCGCAAGGTGCTCGGGCCGCTCATGATCGTGGTCGGCCTCGTCCTGGTCGCCTGGTGGCGTCCGCGATTCAGCGTCGGGCAACGGCTCGCCGCCCGGCTGCGCGGCCGGGCGGGCACAGGTGTGACCGGTGCTTACCTGCTGGGGCTCGTCTTCGCGCTGGCCTTCTGCCCGACGCTCTTCTGGCTCTTCTTCGGGCTCACCATCCCGCTGGCGCTGAAG
- a CDS encoding PCYCGC motif-containing (lipo)protein encodes MAPVTTDAIGDQVQRLPRGQLPVFAKSGEIRDLYRYAVEHGDELQYVPCFCGCYRFGHQSNRDCYIKAFNTDGTLSFTSHAAT; translated from the coding sequence GTGGCACCAGTGACGACCGACGCCATCGGCGACCAGGTGCAGAGGCTGCCGCGAGGCCAGCTTCCGGTGTTCGCCAAATCGGGGGAGATCCGTGACCTCTACCGCTATGCCGTCGAGCACGGCGACGAGCTGCAGTACGTGCCGTGCTTCTGCGGCTGTTACCGGTTCGGACACCAGAGCAACCGCGACTGCTACATCAAGGCGTTCAACACGGACGGCACGCTGAGTTTCACGAGCCATGCCGCGACGTGA
- a CDS encoding TlpA disulfide reductase family protein, with amino-acid sequence MVHEATAALRGGRSAGPRARCAGAACLWLHAGASLHREPDHRASRARVRPDALDGQAGALDDFRGKVVFVNFWASWCPPCRAEAPTLEATWRRLQEQGVVFLGVNTQDEEPRARGFLQEFGITFPNGRDPDGRIAIEYGVWGLPEAFVVDPAGRITYKHIGTLGQALLLAKLDEARRGVVSTSQGRGDYQSTR; translated from the coding sequence ATCGTCCATGAAGCGACGGCGGCTCTTCGTGGCGGCCGGAGTGCTGGTCCCCGCGCTCGCTGTGCTGGCGCTGCTTGCCTATGGCTTCACGCGGGAGCCTCGCTACATCGAGAGCCCGATCATCGGGCGTCCCGCGCCCGGGTTCGCCCTGACGCTCTCGACGGGCAGGCGGGCGCGCTCGACGATTTCCGCGGCAAGGTCGTGTTCGTCAACTTCTGGGCGTCGTGGTGCCCGCCGTGTCGAGCAGAGGCGCCCACGCTCGAGGCGACGTGGCGGCGGCTCCAGGAGCAGGGCGTGGTCTTTCTCGGCGTGAACACGCAGGACGAGGAGCCGAGGGCTCGCGGCTTTCTCCAGGAGTTCGGCATCACCTTTCCGAACGGCCGCGACCCGGACGGCCGGATCGCCATCGAGTACGGAGTCTGGGGGCTGCCGGAGGCCTTCGTCGTCGATCCCGCAGGTCGCATCACCTACAAGCACATCGGCACGCTCGGGCAGGCGCTGCTGCTCGCGAAGCTCGACGAGGCGCGCCGTGGAGTCGTGAGCACGAGCCAGGGACGCGGCGACTACCAGTCCACTCGATGA